GCCATGCCCGGCCCATCCAGGCCTTCAACCAGTGAGACCCAGGGTTCCAGGGTTCCAACTATTGGAACAGTCCAACGAAGGCTGAATTGCCCACGACTCCTGCGGGCAGGAAGGCCGGGCGTGGGCTGAACGGAACGAGCAAAGAACGCTGGAAGCGGCTAAACGTGGTGCAGACACCGGGTGACAACACCCCACACCGAGACCTCACCGGTCAAGGCAAGCACCTCCGCCGAAGCCGGGGACGGGGCATGGGCGGGCTGGGTGGTCAGGGAGGTGACGCCGTCGTGCTTCACGAGACGGCGGATCAGGAGCTCACCCTCCACCACTACAACCACCACGGAACCGTCGCGAGGGGCTAGTGCGCGGTCCACGATGATCTCGTCGCCGTCGGCAATGCCGGTTCCGGCCATGGAATCGCCGGAGACGCGCATGACGAAGGTGCTGGTGCGATCGCGGATCAAGTGGCGGTTGAGGTCGATCCCGCCGTCAAAGTAGTCGCGGGCGGGCGAGGCAAAGCCGGTGGGCTCGTTGGGCCGCTTGGGGACGGGCAGGTCCATGCCAAACACCACAACACCGCCTAGTACATGAATTCGAAAGAAGACCAGCTTATCATTTGCGTGCCCGGCCGATTCGTAGCGGAGTTGGGTGGGACGGCCCGCGGGATGCCGACCGGCCCGCAGGACCCCACAATTCCCGCCAACTGTTGGCGGGA
This genomic interval from Arthrobacter sp. PAMC 25486 contains the following:
- a CDS encoding LexA family transcriptional regulator — its product is MDLPVPKRPNEPTGFASPARDYFDGGIDLNRHLIRDRTSTFVMRVSGDSMAGTGIADGDEIIVDRALAPRDGSVVVVVVEGELLIRRLVKHDGVTSLTTQPAHAPSPASAEVLALTGEVSVWGVVTRCLHHV